A single region of the Halorussus salinus genome encodes:
- a CDS encoding oligosaccharyl transferase, archaeosortase A system-associated, whose translation MSQQTEQVEDSSDSVGSVLDSFEDWYHVPVLAAALSFMLWVRLQSYDKFVQNGEVLFDGNDAWYHLRQVQYTVNNWPSTMPYDPWTYFPFGTSVGQFGTLYDQLVATAALIVGLGDPSQQTIATTLLVAPAVFGTLVAIPTYLVGKRLGGRPGGLFGVVILALLPRTFLRRGLVGFADHNIAEPLFQAFAVLAMMVALTVAEREKPVYELLADGDFEALRRPFGYSILAGIATAFYLWTWPPGVLLVGIFAVFFGLKLTADYARGVSPDHLAFVGAVSMTVTGLLMLVPLGTFDFSPTKFSPLQPLLAFAVAFGCVFMAWLARQWDARDLSTALYPATVGGIVVAVVGVVYVALPSLYSLVSNNLVRIIGFSTGAKTRTIGEAQPFLSRTQSQFGIAWYDLIIQEYGLMLFTAVLAAVWMLWRTYQSDDDRAEYLLVLVWAAFITAAAFTQVRFNYYLAVPVAVLNAYLVGQVISWAKFPSFQNVGDINGTQVFAILFVILLVVPVLVMPANLGTARYPDTPTAIETGQESPDDITKWKGSLDWMENSTPAEGDYGNANNADQLDYYGTFDQSNSDYDYPEGAYGVMSWWDYGHWITVEGERIPNANPFQEGATTAANYLLAQNESEANQVIETLGAPNEETRYVMVDWKMASVYSNAGGKFFAPPTFKENVSRSDFYEQVYRQSQRGGLQPAFNLKSQNYYDSQLARLYLYHGSRVEAQPIVVDWRARQVQTRTGEPVTIKLSESGPNSTLVRRFQTMEQAEAFVANDSTSQIGGIAKFPTETVEALNHYRVVHQSNESGANNARWAQRLRTEMQLLLQGNAIRNPNAIFQTSPSWVKTFERVPGATVTGTGPANTTVTASVRMSPVGRNSSFTYQQEAQTGPNGEFTMTLPYSSTGYENWGPENGYTNVSVRATSPYQFYTPQNFEEGNVTFHNATAQVTEAQVIGESDETTTVELTEESVSLQQNQNESTAGGNETAPNGTSGDETAPANGTADNETATNTTGDSTAGNASGNSSNASQLTPDDALPERDETVPARAGLVGAWAGALVVAGRN comes from the coding sequence ATGAGCCAGCAGACTGAGCAGGTCGAGGACTCGTCCGATTCCGTCGGGTCGGTCCTCGACTCGTTCGAGGACTGGTATCACGTCCCCGTACTCGCCGCAGCGCTCTCGTTCATGCTGTGGGTGCGACTCCAGTCGTACGACAAGTTCGTCCAGAACGGTGAAGTCCTGTTCGACGGGAACGACGCGTGGTATCACCTCCGGCAGGTACAGTACACGGTGAACAACTGGCCCTCCACGATGCCGTACGACCCGTGGACCTACTTCCCGTTCGGCACCAGCGTCGGCCAGTTCGGCACGCTGTACGACCAACTCGTAGCGACTGCCGCGCTTATCGTCGGCCTCGGCGACCCCTCCCAGCAGACCATCGCGACGACCCTCCTCGTCGCGCCCGCGGTCTTCGGGACGCTCGTGGCAATCCCGACGTATCTCGTCGGCAAGCGGCTCGGCGGCCGCCCCGGCGGGCTGTTCGGGGTCGTCATCCTCGCGCTACTCCCCCGCACGTTCCTCCGGCGTGGACTCGTCGGCTTCGCCGACCACAACATCGCGGAACCGCTGTTTCAGGCGTTCGCCGTGCTGGCGATGATGGTCGCGCTGACCGTCGCCGAGCGCGAGAAACCGGTGTACGAACTCCTCGCCGACGGCGACTTCGAGGCGCTCCGAAGGCCGTTCGGCTACAGCATCCTCGCCGGTATCGCCACCGCGTTCTACCTCTGGACGTGGCCGCCGGGCGTCCTGTTGGTCGGTATCTTCGCGGTCTTCTTCGGACTGAAGCTCACCGCCGACTACGCCCGCGGCGTCAGTCCCGACCATCTCGCGTTCGTCGGCGCGGTTAGCATGACCGTGACGGGGCTCCTCATGCTGGTGCCGCTCGGCACGTTCGACTTCAGCCCGACGAAGTTCTCGCCGCTCCAGCCGCTTCTCGCGTTCGCCGTCGCGTTCGGCTGTGTCTTCATGGCGTGGCTCGCCCGCCAGTGGGACGCACGCGACCTCTCGACGGCGCTCTACCCCGCGACAGTCGGCGGCATCGTCGTCGCGGTGGTCGGCGTCGTCTACGTCGCGCTCCCGTCGCTGTACAGCCTCGTCAGCAACAACCTCGTCCGAATTATCGGGTTCAGCACTGGTGCGAAGACCCGAACCATCGGCGAGGCCCAGCCGTTCCTCTCGCGGACTCAATCGCAGTTCGGCATCGCGTGGTACGACCTCATCATTCAAGAGTACGGTCTGATGCTGTTCACAGCCGTCCTCGCGGCTGTCTGGATGCTCTGGCGGACCTACCAGTCGGACGACGACCGCGCCGAGTACCTCCTCGTGCTGGTGTGGGCCGCGTTCATCACCGCGGCGGCGTTCACGCAGGTCCGGTTCAACTACTATCTGGCGGTGCCGGTCGCGGTGCTGAACGCCTACTTGGTCGGCCAAGTGATTTCGTGGGCGAAGTTCCCGAGCTTCCAGAACGTCGGCGACATCAACGGCACGCAGGTCTTCGCAATTCTGTTCGTCATCCTGCTCGTCGTTCCGGTACTCGTCATGCCCGCCAACCTCGGTACGGCCCGGTATCCCGACACACCGACGGCGATTGAGACCGGACAGGAAAGTCCGGACGACATCACCAAGTGGAAAGGGTCGCTCGACTGGATGGAGAACAGCACGCCCGCGGAGGGCGACTACGGCAACGCGAACAACGCCGACCAACTCGACTACTACGGCACCTTCGACCAGAGCAACAGCGACTACGACTACCCCGAAGGAGCCTACGGCGTGATGTCGTGGTGGGACTACGGCCACTGGATTACGGTCGAAGGCGAGCGCATCCCGAACGCCAACCCGTTCCAAGAGGGTGCCACGACCGCCGCGAACTACCTCCTCGCCCAGAACGAGTCGGAGGCCAATCAGGTCATCGAGACGCTCGGTGCTCCCAACGAGGAGACCCGATACGTGATGGTCGACTGGAAGATGGCCTCGGTGTACTCGAACGCTGGCGGGAAGTTCTTCGCGCCGCCGACGTTCAAGGAGAACGTCTCCCGGTCGGACTTCTACGAACAGGTCTACCGCCAGAGCCAGCGAGGCGGTCTTCAGCCAGCGTTCAACCTGAAGAGCCAGAACTACTACGACAGCCAGTTGGCGCGGCTCTACCTCTATCACGGCAGTCGCGTCGAAGCCCAACCCATCGTCGTGGACTGGCGCGCTCGCCAAGTCCAGACCCGGACCGGTGAGCCCGTAACCATCAAACTCTCCGAGAGCGGTCCGAACTCGACGCTCGTCCGGCGCTTCCAGACGATGGAGCAAGCCGAAGCCTTCGTCGCTAACGACTCGACCTCCCAAATCGGCGGCATCGCGAAGTTCCCGACCGAGACCGTCGAGGCGCTGAACCACTACCGCGTCGTCCACCAGAGCAACGAGTCGGGCGCGAACAACGCGCGGTGGGCACAGCGACTTCGCACGGAGATGCAACTGCTCTTGCAGGGGAACGCGATTCGCAACCCCAACGCCATCTTCCAGACCTCGCCCTCGTGGGTCAAGACCTTCGAGCGGGTCCCCGGCGCGACGGTGACGGGCACCGGCCCGGCCAACACCACGGTCACGGCGTCGGTTCGCATGTCGCCGGTCGGCCGGAACTCGTCGTTCACCTATCAGCAAGAGGCCCAGACCGGCCCGAACGGCGAGTTCACGATGACGCTGCCGTACTCCTCGACGGGCTACGAGAACTGGGGTCCGGAGAACGGATACACTAACGTCAGCGTCCGCGCGACCAGCCCCTACCAGTTCTACACGCCCCAGAACTTCGAGGAGGGCAACGTGACCTTCCACAACGCCACGGCGCAGGTGACCGAAGCGCAGGTCATCGGCGAGAGTGACGAGACCACTACGGTCGAACTGACCGAGGAGTCCGTCTCGCTCCAGCAGAATCAGAACGAATCGACGGCCGGAGGTAACGAGACGGCCCCGAACGGTACGTCCGGTGACGAGACTGCACCCGCGAACGGGACCGCGGACAACGAGACCGCGACGAACACCACCGGCGACTCGACGGCCGGGAACGCGAGCGGCAACTCGTCGAACGCGTCGCAACTGACGCCCGACGACGCACTCCCCGAGCGCGACGAGACCGTCCCGGCGCGCGCCGGACTCGTCGGCGCGTGGGCCGGTGCGCTCGTGGTCGCGGGTCGGAACTGA
- a CDS encoding DUF368 domain-containing protein, which yields MREWLSIYLKGVFMGAADAVPGVSGGTIALITGIYERLVGAIAAFDPSVVADLPRAYDAEARGRIAAMLREMDVAFLLVLGTGIMTAIVGVTGAVASISDSSPAILFAFFFGLIAASAFVLWSEVRLDTGGEKAAAVVGLVVAFLLASESTAAAIPHSPPVLFVVGAIAICAMILPGVSGSFLLILFGQYIFMSDTLHAFIGEAVGVVRGGPLEPVVGPTVAVVSFVAGAAVGILSFARVVKWSLSNHREVTLTFLVALMVGALRLPVAKVVTAGGAWPMSRVTAVLLAAVAGVVSVLLVDYYTDDLDYVEEEPTATPAARND from the coding sequence ATGCGAGAGTGGCTCTCCATCTACCTCAAAGGCGTCTTCATGGGTGCCGCCGACGCCGTGCCCGGCGTCTCCGGCGGGACAATCGCGCTGATAACCGGCATCTACGAGCGACTCGTCGGGGCCATCGCGGCCTTCGACCCGAGCGTGGTGGCCGACCTGCCCCGCGCCTACGACGCAGAGGCCCGCGGGCGCATCGCCGCGATGCTCCGCGAGATGGACGTGGCGTTTCTGTTGGTCCTCGGAACAGGCATCATGACGGCTATCGTCGGCGTGACTGGAGCGGTCGCCAGTATCTCGGACTCGTCGCCCGCGATTCTGTTCGCGTTCTTCTTCGGACTCATCGCCGCGTCGGCGTTCGTCCTCTGGAGCGAGGTCCGTCTCGACACCGGCGGGGAGAAAGCGGCCGCGGTCGTCGGATTAGTCGTCGCGTTCCTGCTCGCCAGCGAATCGACTGCCGCGGCGATTCCGCACTCTCCGCCCGTGCTGTTCGTCGTCGGCGCGATAGCCATCTGCGCGATGATTCTGCCCGGTGTCTCCGGGTCGTTCCTGCTGATCCTGTTCGGGCAGTACATCTTCATGTCGGACACGCTACACGCGTTCATCGGCGAAGCCGTCGGCGTCGTCCGCGGCGGACCGCTCGAACCCGTGGTCGGTCCTACCGTGGCGGTCGTCTCCTTCGTCGCGGGTGCGGCGGTCGGCATCCTCAGTTTCGCCCGTGTGGTGAAATGGTCGCTGTCGAACCACCGCGAGGTGACGCTGACGTTTCTCGTCGCGCTGATGGTCGGTGCGCTTCGGCTTCCGGTCGCCAAGGTCGTCACTGCGGGGGGCGCATGGCCGATGTCGCGCGTGACCGCGGTCCTGTTGGCTGCCGTCGCAGGTGTCGTTTCGGTCCTGCTGGTGGACTACTACACCGACGACCTCGATTACGTCGAGGAGGAACCGACCGCGACGCCCGCGGCGCGCAACGACTGA
- a CDS encoding helix-turn-helix domain-containing protein, which produces MRRVRLTFYAPEAEVHPVHTMLAERDYVEAAEMVHWNDAGETMTHAFYVEGDAEEFAAELDGTPAVRAHDLTSVGTDSFYAHVRAETTPLQRRMFDAYHEGGAVVTSTLEHTDDGGVTFEVVGTAETLQQFYDGAPDEIDVVIDSVGGPTADPDAMLSERQREAVEAALAAGYYDVPRTATHEEVAERLDCAPSTASEHLRKAESAVLHALFEE; this is translated from the coding sequence ATGCGCCGGGTTCGCCTGACGTTCTACGCTCCGGAGGCCGAGGTCCACCCGGTCCACACGATGCTGGCCGAGCGCGACTACGTCGAGGCCGCCGAGATGGTCCACTGGAACGACGCGGGCGAGACGATGACTCACGCCTTCTACGTCGAGGGCGACGCCGAGGAGTTCGCCGCCGAACTGGACGGGACCCCCGCGGTGCGGGCCCACGACCTCACGTCGGTCGGGACGGATTCGTTCTACGCCCACGTCCGCGCCGAGACGACCCCGCTCCAGCGGCGGATGTTCGACGCCTACCACGAGGGCGGTGCGGTCGTCACTTCGACGCTCGAACACACCGACGACGGCGGCGTCACCTTCGAAGTCGTCGGCACCGCCGAGACGCTCCAACAGTTCTACGACGGCGCGCCCGACGAGATAGACGTGGTGATAGACAGCGTGGGCGGCCCGACCGCAGACCCCGATGCGATGCTCTCCGAGCGACAGCGCGAGGCCGTCGAGGCGGCGCTGGCCGCGGGCTACTACGACGTGCCCCGGACCGCGACCCACGAGGAGGTAGCCGAGCGACTCGACTGCGCGCCGAGTACGGCGTCCGAACACCTCCGGAAAGCGGAGTCGGCGGTTCTGCACGCGCTGTTCGAGGAGTAG
- a CDS encoding NAD-dependent epimerase/dehydratase family protein — MNVFVAGASGVLGRRLVAELAERGHEVVGLTRDESGDRTVRAEGGAPRRGDVLDRDSLRAAAADADIVVHAATAIPTDGKPTDADWDRNDRVRREGARNLTAVAEEVGADRFVQQSVVWVARRPDGSEFDETADPNPDRSTRSALDAERIAAEAADDAGFETTVVRCGFFYAHDSAHVRSFAERSLAGRMPIVGGGLLGRGDAELSVLHADDAARAFAEAALGTETGLYHVVDDRPVTTADFLRALAERLDAPDPRRVPGWLAKHLVGEETVRLLTSPMPTTARRFRRDFDWEPRYPTYREGLDAVTERWREDGTLRETAEGFDWCEPGESSDSRSAALAEERSV; from the coding sequence ATGAACGTCTTCGTCGCAGGCGCGAGCGGCGTCCTCGGCCGACGACTCGTCGCGGAACTCGCCGAGCGCGGCCACGAGGTCGTCGGCCTGACACGGGACGAATCGGGCGATAGAACGGTCCGCGCCGAGGGGGGTGCCCCGCGGCGCGGTGACGTGCTGGACCGCGACTCGCTCCGGGCGGCCGCGGCGGACGCCGACATCGTAGTCCACGCCGCGACCGCCATCCCGACCGACGGCAAGCCGACCGACGCCGACTGGGACCGAAACGACCGCGTTCGCCGGGAGGGCGCGCGGAACCTGACCGCCGTCGCCGAGGAGGTCGGCGCGGACCGCTTCGTCCAGCAGAGCGTCGTCTGGGTCGCTCGCCGACCGGACGGTTCCGAGTTCGACGAGACCGCCGACCCGAACCCCGACCGGTCCACGCGGTCGGCGCTCGACGCCGAGCGAATCGCCGCGGAGGCGGCCGACGACGCCGGGTTCGAGACGACCGTCGTCCGGTGTGGGTTCTTCTACGCCCACGACTCGGCGCACGTCCGGTCGTTCGCCGAGCGGTCGCTCGCCGGACGGATGCCGATAGTCGGCGGCGGATTGCTCGGCCGCGGGGACGCAGAACTCTCCGTCCTGCACGCCGACGACGCGGCGCGCGCGTTCGCGGAGGCGGCGCTCGGAACCGAGACCGGTCTCTACCACGTCGTGGACGACCGACCGGTCACGACCGCCGACTTCCTGCGCGCGCTGGCCGAGCGTCTGGACGCGCCCGACCCGCGCCGGGTTCCGGGGTGGCTGGCCAAACACCTCGTCGGCGAGGAGACCGTTCGACTGCTGACGAGTCCGATGCCCACCACGGCCCGGCGGTTCCGGCGGGACTTCGACTGGGAACCCCGCTATCCGACGTACCGGGAGGGCCTCGACGCGGTAACCGAACGCTGGCGCGAGGACGGGACCCTCCGGGAGACCGCGGAGGGATTCGACTGGTGCGAGCCGGGCGAATCGTCCGATTCTCGGTCGGCGGCGCTCGCCGAGGAGCGTTCGGTCTGA
- a CDS encoding Cdc6/Cdc18 family protein: MDLEERIARRQATRDDDLLVDRRPLNPAVHLAEPVGRDTVLERLLDVFDPVFDRRLPPDAAVYGPKGAGKSALVNALFAHLNDQFGRRKQRLGTTTRAGTATDTVAFVHADGYRTTSEFQFYHRLLDALVDESVPRRGVGTERLRERFVQQFASPTRNAVVAVDHLASENSPSASELREWLAPVEEDVALVVVGRSVPDEWDAATVHVPAYRQHALVDILTERASRALTSNALRHGQARHVAEWASGDAHDALAAVSNAAELADADDADRVRASDVDAGIDDVPDEGVHLGRVFGLPENRRTVLSELLALDPTPPIDDAASAIADRSDLSAGTVKRFLYELAEHGVLERVETDATDGSGRRPSRPEPQFPTLPFRRFDGDARPE, encoded by the coding sequence ATGGACTTGGAAGAACGCATCGCTCGGCGACAGGCCACGCGGGACGACGACCTGCTGGTGGACCGGCGACCGCTGAACCCCGCGGTCCACCTCGCCGAACCGGTGGGTCGGGACACGGTTCTCGAACGCCTGCTGGACGTGTTCGACCCCGTCTTCGACCGGCGACTCCCGCCCGACGCCGCGGTCTACGGCCCGAAGGGTGCCGGGAAGTCGGCGCTGGTCAACGCGCTGTTCGCCCACCTGAACGACCAGTTCGGCCGCCGCAAACAGCGACTCGGCACGACCACGCGCGCCGGAACCGCGACCGACACCGTGGCGTTCGTCCACGCCGACGGCTACCGGACGACCAGCGAGTTCCAGTTCTACCACCGACTGCTGGACGCGCTCGTTGACGAGTCGGTCCCCCGGCGCGGCGTCGGGACCGAACGGCTCCGCGAGCGGTTCGTCCAGCAGTTCGCGTCGCCGACGCGGAACGCCGTCGTCGCGGTGGACCACCTCGCCAGCGAGAACTCGCCGTCGGCGTCGGAACTCCGCGAGTGGCTCGCGCCCGTCGAGGAGGACGTGGCATTAGTCGTCGTCGGTCGGTCGGTGCCCGACGAGTGGGACGCCGCGACCGTCCACGTCCCGGCGTACCGCCAGCACGCGCTGGTGGACATCCTGACCGAGCGCGCCTCACGGGCGCTGACGAGCAACGCGCTCAGACACGGGCAGGCCCGCCACGTCGCCGAGTGGGCCAGTGGCGACGCCCACGACGCGCTGGCGGCCGTCTCCAACGCGGCGGAACTGGCCGACGCCGACGACGCCGACCGCGTCCGCGCCAGCGACGTTGACGCGGGCATCGACGACGTGCCCGACGAGGGCGTCCACCTCGGGCGCGTGTTCGGCCTGCCCGAGAACCGCCGGACGGTCCTCTCGGAACTGCTGGCGCTCGACCCGACGCCGCCGATAGACGACGCCGCCAGCGCCATCGCCGACCGGTCGGACCTCTCGGCGGGCACCGTCAAGCGATTCCTGTACGAACTCGCCGAACACGGTGTCCTCGAACGCGTCGAGACCGACGCGACCGACGGGAGCGGCCGCCGCCCGAGTCGCCCCGAACCCCAGTTCCCGACGCTCCCGTTCCGGCGGTTCGACGGCGACGCGCGGCCGGAGTAG
- a CDS encoding anaerobic glycerol-3-phosphate dehydrogenase subunit C, with product MSDAEQPTDANDASSVDGASDPNDVREEETVADDEFEPVQVFPESEDMDLRPGSDDCYKCSTCDTNCPVAEVDDEFPGPKFQGPEQWRLKRKDDHDIDDSVMSCSNCMRCDSACPSDVPLSQMHNTARGEYVEDQMDKLSREYIRNRILANYRTMAELGSKVPRLTNFLMGNSLVQKVNEELLGITAEREFPEFADQTFREWWDERGGPQVRSDEKRVAYFHGCYSNYNTPAVGKSMVRLFEHFGYEVVVPKQRCSGTPMFANGMLKDAKRAAGINVENFSGLVEEGYDVIASCTSCSMSLRQEYPELFSFEGTASVAAHTYEALEYLRLHEDLEAELSEAEVDAGEFAYHAPCHARNQGLAGQAVELLDELSGANAEDVGDSCSGISGTYGWKEEKYETSMKIGSEMFDHMEATDAETGMTECPTCAMQMEHGTGYEIRHPLEVLDEALVGERSH from the coding sequence ATGAGTGACGCAGAACAGCCGACGGACGCGAACGACGCGAGTAGCGTAGACGGAGCGAGTGACCCCAACGATGTGCGCGAAGAGGAGACGGTCGCGGACGACGAGTTCGAGCCGGTGCAGGTGTTCCCCGAGAGCGAGGACATGGACCTCCGGCCGGGGAGCGACGACTGTTACAAGTGTTCGACCTGCGATACGAACTGTCCGGTCGCGGAGGTAGACGACGAGTTCCCCGGTCCGAAGTTCCAAGGCCCCGAGCAGTGGCGGCTCAAGCGCAAGGACGACCACGATATCGACGACTCGGTAATGTCCTGTTCGAACTGCATGCGGTGTGACTCGGCGTGTCCCTCCGACGTGCCCCTGAGCCAGATGCACAACACCGCGCGGGGCGAGTACGTCGAAGACCAGATGGACAAGCTTTCGCGGGAGTACATTCGCAATCGAATTCTGGCGAACTACCGGACGATGGCCGAGTTGGGGAGCAAGGTCCCGCGGCTGACCAACTTCCTGATGGGCAACTCGCTGGTCCAGAAGGTCAACGAGGAGCTACTGGGCATCACCGCGGAACGCGAGTTCCCCGAGTTCGCCGACCAGACGTTCCGGGAGTGGTGGGACGAGCGCGGCGGCCCGCAGGTCCGGAGCGACGAGAAGCGGGTCGCGTACTTCCACGGCTGTTACTCGAACTACAACACCCCGGCGGTCGGCAAGTCGATGGTGCGGCTCTTCGAACACTTCGGCTACGAAGTCGTCGTCCCGAAACAGCGGTGTTCGGGCACCCCGATGTTCGCCAACGGGATGCTGAAAGACGCCAAGCGCGCGGCCGGAATCAACGTCGAGAACTTCTCGGGACTCGTCGAGGAGGGCTACGACGTTATCGCCTCGTGTACCTCCTGCTCGATGTCGCTCCGCCAAGAGTATCCCGAACTGTTCAGCTTCGAGGGGACCGCCAGCGTCGCGGCCCACACCTACGAGGCGCTGGAGTATCTGCGCCTCCACGAGGACTTGGAGGCCGAACTCTCCGAGGCCGAAGTGGACGCCGGGGAGTTCGCTTACCACGCGCCGTGTCACGCCCGCAATCAGGGGCTGGCCGGGCAAGCCGTCGAACTCCTCGACGAACTCTCTGGCGCGAACGCCGAGGACGTGGGCGACTCGTGTTCCGGTATCTCGGGCACCTACGGCTGGAAGGAGGAAAAATACGAAACATCCATGAAGATCGGCTCGGAGATGTTCGACCACATGGAAGCGACCGACGCGGAGACGGGCATGACCGAGTGCCCGACCTGCGCGATGCAGATGGAACACGGCACCGGCTACGAGATTCGCCACCCGCTCGAAGTGTTAGACGAGGCGCTGGTCGGCGAGAGGAGCCACTGA
- the glpB gene encoding glycerol-3-phosphate dehydrogenase subunit GlpB, which translates to MAIEDDVTVIGGGIAGMTAALAAARDGAEVRLLSHKDSTLRSASGLVDVLGYPPRSAADAADSDEESEEASASSKDGPVADPFETIPDLPDSHPYSTVGVEGVRDALALFDEVVGDRYRGGHTDRNALVPTHGGSVKPTARYPATAAAGLASDDRSVLLVGFETVTDFDAPLAADHLESTGVPFTARGATISFPGDFRVDAKITRLADALDANERVAVEGDGYTTELPARTALAETVKPLLRGEERVGFPAILGQHDPAEVRADLESELGAAVFEVPMGPPSLPGMRLEGALLSACREAGVRFTTGNPVVDYETAASAADDRIAAVRVERNGATIPFHADQFVLATGGLVGKGIDSDREGVEEPIFDCYVAHSADRYDWFADDAFGDHPFAQFGVATDDDLRPLDREGDEEFANLRAAGAVLGGYDFAAEKSGSGVSLATGVAAGRSAASEVTR; encoded by the coding sequence ATGGCGATTGAGGACGACGTGACCGTCATCGGCGGCGGTATCGCGGGCATGACCGCCGCGCTCGCGGCCGCCCGCGACGGTGCCGAGGTCCGACTCCTCTCGCACAAGGACTCGACGCTCCGGAGCGCGAGCGGACTGGTGGACGTGTTGGGATACCCGCCCCGGTCGGCGGCCGACGCCGCCGACAGCGACGAGGAGTCGGAAGAAGCGTCGGCGTCGAGTAAGGACGGCCCGGTCGCCGACCCCTTCGAGACGATTCCCGACCTGCCCGACTCCCATCCCTACAGCACCGTCGGCGTCGAGGGCGTCCGCGACGCGCTCGCGCTCTTCGACGAGGTGGTCGGCGACCGCTATCGGGGCGGCCACACCGACCGCAACGCCTTGGTCCCGACCCACGGCGGGTCGGTCAAGCCGACCGCGCGCTACCCCGCGACCGCCGCGGCCGGACTGGCCAGCGACGACCGAAGTGTTCTCCTCGTGGGCTTCGAGACCGTCACGGACTTCGACGCGCCGCTGGCCGCCGACCACCTCGAATCGACCGGCGTCCCGTTCACCGCGCGGGGAGCGACGATTTCGTTCCCCGGCGACTTCCGGGTGGACGCCAAGATTACGCGCCTCGCCGACGCGCTCGACGCGAACGAGCGCGTCGCGGTCGAGGGAGACGGCTACACGACCGAACTACCCGCTCGCACGGCGCTCGCGGAGACCGTGAAACCGCTCCTCCGGGGCGAGGAGCGCGTCGGGTTCCCCGCGATTTTGGGCCAGCACGACCCGGCGGAAGTCCGCGCGGACCTCGAATCCGAACTCGGCGCGGCCGTCTTCGAGGTCCCGATGGGACCGCCGAGCCTGCCGGGGATGCGCCTCGAAGGCGCGCTCCTGTCGGCCTGCCGGGAGGCGGGCGTACGCTTCACTACGGGGAACCCGGTGGTGGACTACGAGACGGCGGCGAGCGCGGCCGACGACCGAATCGCCGCGGTCCGCGTCGAGCGCAACGGCGCGACGATTCCGTTCCACGCCGACCAGTTCGTGCTGGCGACCGGCGGGTTGGTGGGCAAGGGCATCGACTCGGACCGCGAGGGCGTCGAGGAGCCAATCTTCGACTGCTACGTGGCCCACTCGGCGGACCGCTACGACTGGTTCGCCGACGACGCCTTCGGCGACCACCCCTTCGCGCAGTTCGGCGTGGCGACCGACGACGACCTGCGACCCCTCGACCGGGAGGGAGACGAGGAGTTCGCGAACCTGCGGGCCGCCGGGGCGGTGCTGGGCGGCTACGACTTCGCCGCGGAGAAGTCCGGGAGCGGCGTCTCGCTCGCCACCGGCGTCGCGGCCGGACGGAGCGCGGCCAGTGAGGTGACGAGGTGA